Proteins encoded by one window of Bradyrhizobium sp. B097:
- a CDS encoding TonB-dependent receptor, with amino-acid sequence MLTSWAEAQTTLPSVTVDAPQAARAKPTRSKPKTRAVAARRPARPLAPLAVAAAGRAQRVTPSAARDSLNQGPAGQTQTTIDRSQFENRPSFSVADVLRDSPGISIKQGNGPRDFGISIRGSNARNGFGIRNLVIFDDGFPVTQPDGLSRSDLIDPHAYGAIDVVRGPSSALYGNYATGGALNFRTRPGGTIDGVEYGVDGGSFGYLNNYLAAGKKVGNFEGSLFASDVRGDGYIGNSWFNTQTVNFLGTLQVTPDDRFTFKLINNDLTARLPIRSSLNQFNQNPFQQGCATGATAAPGCGTVTLFNNGFNSAAGTDKETAVQAGLGRDDRRTIVGGRWEHDFDNQTTWRNQFVFDDRNISQPTGSTSAIGDFPSYNYRSDLVRRGDIFGMDSTAYFGGFYNTLTASSDTRNVMPGGNATLGSLSSNLFSSTTNYGLRAREELKLTSALTAVAGIGWETTNLTGRNTAYTYTGAAGATSTVITTADRQFQNTAPELALLYRLNSDWQFRGRVATGYGTPQVSNLFVLPSGASGNNTQLQTQKNLGYDIGADWTPNNALKVSVTGFYEFFKGELVSQATPLSGISYTFNAPRSEHRGVELAADWKFLPGWRFSAAYTYLDEVYTEYVENITNGAVFSFNRAGNKIPGISPNELTTRLGYDQLSGPLQGLGGFVEVQWKDGFYMDNANLLRAPGYELVNLNLHYTTGLVSDYFKALNLYIEVRNVFDRTYVASANNITNSVTAAGIQNPASVLANSTNSIYAGSPRAFVAGMKIAFK; translated from the coding sequence ATGCTTACAAGTTGGGCAGAGGCCCAGACGACGCTGCCGTCCGTCACGGTCGATGCGCCGCAGGCTGCGCGCGCGAAACCGACGAGGTCCAAGCCGAAGACCCGCGCGGTTGCCGCCCGGCGGCCCGCAAGGCCGCTGGCGCCCTTGGCCGTGGCGGCGGCCGGCCGCGCGCAGCGCGTCACGCCAAGCGCGGCGCGGGACAGCCTGAACCAGGGGCCAGCCGGTCAGACGCAAACCACCATCGACCGCAGCCAGTTCGAGAATCGGCCGTCCTTCTCGGTGGCGGACGTGTTGCGGGACAGTCCCGGCATCTCGATCAAGCAGGGCAACGGCCCGCGTGATTTCGGCATCTCGATTCGCGGGTCGAATGCACGCAATGGCTTCGGCATCCGCAACCTCGTGATCTTCGACGACGGCTTTCCGGTCACTCAGCCGGACGGCCTGTCGCGCAGCGACCTGATCGATCCGCACGCCTATGGCGCGATCGACGTGGTCCGCGGGCCATCATCGGCGCTCTACGGCAACTATGCGACCGGCGGCGCGTTGAATTTCCGGACCCGGCCGGGCGGCACGATCGACGGCGTGGAATACGGCGTCGATGGCGGCAGCTTCGGCTATCTCAACAACTATCTCGCCGCGGGCAAGAAGGTCGGCAATTTCGAGGGCTCGCTGTTCGCAAGCGACGTGCGTGGCGACGGCTATATCGGCAACAGCTGGTTCAATACCCAGACCGTCAATTTCCTCGGCACTTTGCAGGTGACGCCGGACGACCGTTTCACGTTCAAGCTCATCAACAATGACCTGACCGCGCGCCTGCCGATCCGCTCGTCGCTTAACCAGTTCAACCAGAACCCGTTCCAGCAGGGCTGCGCGACCGGAGCGACGGCCGCGCCGGGATGTGGAACCGTGACCTTGTTCAACAACGGGTTCAATTCGGCAGCAGGGACCGACAAGGAAACCGCGGTCCAGGCGGGTCTCGGGCGCGATGATCGCCGGACCATCGTCGGCGGCCGCTGGGAGCACGACTTCGACAACCAGACCACCTGGCGCAACCAGTTCGTGTTCGACGACCGCAATATCAGCCAACCGACGGGATCGACGAGCGCGATCGGTGACTTCCCGTCCTACAATTACAGGAGCGACCTCGTGAGGCGCGGCGACATCTTCGGAATGGATTCGACGGCCTATTTCGGCGGCTTCTACAATACGCTCACCGCCTCGAGCGACACGCGCAATGTGATGCCAGGCGGAAATGCGACGCTTGGAAGCCTGTCTAGCAATCTGTTCAGCTCGACAACGAATTACGGTCTTCGGGCGCGCGAGGAACTAAAGCTCACCTCTGCGCTGACAGCCGTTGCCGGGATCGGCTGGGAGACCACCAATCTCACCGGACGAAACACCGCCTATACCTACACCGGCGCGGCCGGAGCCACGTCCACGGTGATCACGACGGCGGATCGGCAATTCCAGAATACGGCGCCTGAGCTTGCGCTGCTCTACCGGCTGAACAGCGACTGGCAATTCCGCGGCCGCGTGGCAACCGGCTACGGCACACCGCAAGTCAGCAATCTCTTCGTCCTGCCGAGCGGCGCTTCGGGCAATAACACCCAGCTGCAGACGCAGAAGAATCTGGGCTACGACATCGGGGCCGACTGGACGCCAAACAATGCGCTCAAGGTAAGCGTCACCGGGTTCTACGAGTTCTTCAAGGGCGAGCTGGTCTCGCAGGCAACGCCGCTATCGGGCATCTCCTACACGTTCAATGCGCCGCGATCGGAACATCGCGGCGTCGAACTGGCCGCCGACTGGAAGTTCCTGCCGGGCTGGCGGTTTTCGGCTGCCTACACCTATCTCGACGAGGTCTATACGGAATACGTCGAGAACATCACGAATGGCGCGGTCTTCAGCTTCAATCGGGCCGGCAACAAGATTCCCGGCATCTCGCCGAACGAGCTCACGACGCGGTTGGGCTACGACCAATTGTCGGGTCCGTTGCAGGGACTGGGCGGGTTCGTCGAGGTCCAGTGGAAGGATGGCTTCTACATGGACAACGCCAACCTGTTGAGGGCGCCGGGCTACGAACTCGTCAATCTCAACCTGCACTACACGACCGGTCTCGTCTCCGACTATTTTAAGGCGCTGAATTTGTACATCGAGGTGAGGAACGTTTTCGATCGGACCTATGTGGCTTCGGCGAACAACATCACGAATTCGGTGACCGCCGCGGGCATTCAAAATCCCGCGAGCGTACTGGCGAACTCGACCAACTCGATCTATGCCGGATCGCCGCGCGCTTTCGTGGCGGGCATGAAGATTGCGTTCAAGTGA
- a CDS encoding sialidase family protein has product MTYRKPATLMVLATVMLAVLPNLAIAQMSHQHASEAACEETVLRCATKVTPAFAPDGTLWLAWMAGGQISVASSKDQGRSFSTPVQMTRERLNLDWGPDARPKLAIGAKGELALAFSTFRDQAFNGQVLTTRSTDGGRSFDPPKPITANNESQRFEAIGFDPSGAVFAVWLDKRNRVPAQQRGEKYNGAGLFFASSKDGGASYSDAQLVADSTCECCRLALAFDGSGHPVVVFRNIFEGGVRDHAIVKFNDLATPGEVHRVSRDDWQIAACPHHGPSLTISPAGTYHATWYTNGKARKGLFYARSRDGGKTFSDPLQIGQPNRGPSRPQIAAGPLGLVMAWKEFDGQKTSIHLMTSRDDGATWSKPTNIADTADSSDHPLLVSDSRQTYLSWMTKADGYHFQAIEGEP; this is encoded by the coding sequence ATGACATACCGCAAACCTGCGACTCTGATGGTGCTGGCAACGGTCATGCTTGCGGTCTTGCCGAACCTTGCCATCGCTCAGATGAGCCATCAGCACGCCTCCGAAGCGGCGTGTGAAGAGACCGTGCTACGCTGCGCGACCAAGGTCACTCCGGCCTTCGCGCCGGACGGGACGTTGTGGCTGGCCTGGATGGCCGGAGGCCAGATCTCCGTCGCGAGCTCGAAAGATCAGGGCAGGAGCTTTTCCACGCCGGTGCAGATGACGCGGGAGCGGCTCAATCTGGATTGGGGGCCGGACGCGCGGCCGAAGCTTGCGATCGGTGCCAAGGGGGAGCTCGCGTTGGCTTTCTCGACCTTCCGCGATCAGGCCTTCAATGGGCAGGTGCTGACCACGCGGTCGACCGATGGCGGGCGCAGCTTCGATCCGCCGAAGCCGATCACCGCCAACAACGAGAGCCAACGGTTCGAGGCGATCGGCTTCGATCCTTCAGGTGCCGTGTTCGCGGTCTGGCTCGACAAGCGCAATCGCGTGCCGGCGCAGCAACGCGGTGAGAAGTATAACGGCGCCGGATTGTTCTTTGCTTCATCGAAGGACGGTGGTGCGTCCTACTCCGATGCGCAGCTCGTGGCCGACAGCACCTGCGAATGCTGCCGTCTCGCCCTGGCATTCGATGGTTCGGGCCATCCTGTCGTGGTGTTTCGGAACATTTTCGAAGGTGGCGTGCGCGACCATGCGATCGTGAAATTCAATGATCTGGCTACGCCTGGCGAGGTGCATCGGGTGAGCCGCGACGACTGGCAGATCGCGGCATGTCCGCACCACGGTCCCAGCCTGACCATTTCGCCGGCAGGAACCTACCATGCGACCTGGTATACGAATGGCAAGGCGCGCAAGGGATTGTTCTATGCGCGGTCACGCGACGGCGGCAAAACCTTCTCCGATCCGCTCCAGATCGGTCAGCCGAACCGCGGCCCGTCACGGCCGCAGATCGCCGCCGGGCCGCTGGGGCTTGTAATGGCCTGGAAGGAGTTCGACGGGCAGAAGACATCGATCCATCTGATGACATCGCGCGACGATGGAGCGACATGGTCGAAGCCCACTAATATCGCCGACACCGCCGACAGCTCCGACCATCCGCTGCTGGTCTCGGACAGTCGGCAGACCTACCTGTCGTGGATGACGAAGGCCGACGGCTACCATTTTCAAGCGATCGAGGGCGAACCATGA
- a CDS encoding TlpA disulfide reductase family protein produces MKRHLLAALVLLATLPSALAAGEGAPKPFERGSWQKLLHAHAGHPALVHFWGVTCGPCKVELPQLGQFMKVHPEIDVVTISADLVPNLPEATRSMLDHAGLASAENWIFGDGFAERLRFEIDPAWQGDIPRTMLIARDGTITTIEGSAEIADLNKWSEAQAATVR; encoded by the coding sequence ATGAAACGTCATTTGCTCGCTGCGCTTGTCCTGCTCGCAACGCTGCCGTCCGCACTGGCGGCGGGCGAGGGCGCGCCGAAGCCGTTCGAACGCGGCAGCTGGCAGAAGCTGCTGCATGCGCACGCCGGTCATCCGGCCCTGGTGCACTTTTGGGGCGTGACCTGCGGACCATGCAAGGTCGAGCTGCCGCAGCTTGGCCAGTTCATGAAGGTTCATCCCGAGATCGACGTCGTCACGATCAGCGCGGATTTGGTTCCGAACCTTCCCGAGGCGACGCGATCGATGCTGGATCACGCCGGGCTCGCTTCCGCCGAGAACTGGATTTTTGGCGACGGCTTTGCCGAGCGACTGAGATTTGAGATCGATCCGGCGTGGCAAGGTGATATCCCGCGAACCATGCTGATTGCTCGTGACGGAACGATCACAACGATCGAGGGATCGGCCGAAATCGCCGATCTGAACAAATGGTCTGAGGCCCAGGCCGCAACAGTCCGATAG
- a CDS encoding copper chaperone PCu(A)C, producing the protein MKSFSRILALTTLTAALVSTSVRAEDVKAGDLVITQAWTRATPNGAKIGGGYLTIENKGTTPDRLVSGSGDVAGKIEVHEMSMDNGVMKMRALDKGLTIEPGKTVKLAPGGYHLMMFDLKNPLKQGDKVPVTLEFEKAGKVSVSLDVQAVGAQAPGRSDHSGHGDRSGQMDMKKM; encoded by the coding sequence ATGAAATCGTTCTCTCGCATCCTCGCCCTCACGACGCTGACTGCCGCGCTCGTGTCTACGTCCGTACGCGCCGAGGACGTCAAGGCCGGCGACCTCGTGATCACCCAGGCGTGGACGCGCGCCACGCCGAACGGCGCCAAGATCGGCGGCGGCTATTTGACGATCGAGAACAAGGGGACGACGCCGGACCGGCTGGTTTCAGGCTCGGGCGACGTCGCCGGCAAGATCGAGGTCCACGAAATGTCGATGGACAATGGCGTGATGAAGATGCGTGCGCTCGACAAGGGACTGACCATCGAGCCGGGCAAGACCGTGAAGCTTGCTCCGGGCGGCTATCATTTGATGATGTTCGACCTGAAGAACCCGCTGAAGCAGGGCGACAAGGTGCCGGTCACGCTCGAATTCGAGAAGGCCGGCAAGGTCTCGGTCTCGCTGGACGTCCAGGCTGTCGGTGCGCAGGCGCCGGGCCGCAGCGATCACTCCGGCCATGGCGACCGTTCCGGTCAGATGGACATGAAGAAGATGTGA
- a CDS encoding DUF1775 domain-containing protein produces MRSHTLFIATAALLAASPAIAHITLEGKQAPVGSYYKAVFAVPHGCAGSATIKIRVQIPEGVIGVKPMPKPGWTLDTVTGKYTGQYDYHGAKLSEGVKEVAWSGGKLSDQNYDEFVMQTFLTDTLKPNTTLYFPVVQECEQGVSRWIDIPAEGQGGGDDHGSKTPAPSVKLLPKS; encoded by the coding sequence ATGCGATCACACACGCTCTTCATTGCTACGGCGGCGCTGCTCGCAGCGTCGCCGGCGATCGCTCACATCACGCTTGAAGGAAAGCAGGCGCCGGTCGGCTCCTACTACAAGGCGGTGTTCGCCGTGCCGCATGGCTGCGCGGGATCGGCGACGATCAAGATCCGCGTGCAGATTCCGGAAGGCGTGATCGGGGTGAAGCCTATGCCGAAGCCCGGCTGGACCCTCGATACGGTCACCGGCAAATATACGGGCCAATACGACTATCACGGTGCCAAGCTCTCCGAGGGCGTGAAGGAAGTCGCCTGGAGCGGTGGCAAGCTCTCCGACCAGAACTACGACGAGTTCGTGATGCAGACGTTTCTCACCGATACGCTGAAGCCGAACACCACGTTGTATTTTCCCGTCGTGCAGGAATGCGAACAGGGCGTCAGCCGCTGGATCGATATCCCGGCCGAGGGGCAGGGCGGCGGGGACGACCATGGCAGCAAGACGCCGGCGCCCAGCGTCAAGCTGCTGCCGAAGTCGTAA
- a CDS encoding CopD family protein produces MRAVASLVVTGLAALLLALCLATSAHAHAVLIAAEPADGSVVTEAPKTVVLRFNEAVAPTAVSLLDAAGKPRDVAIRAVDQSVMVTLPADLPQGTQVVSYRVVSQDGHPVAGSLLFSIGVVTGSAAPAGDGLLHALIWLARLGLYLGLFAGVGGVFFAAWIGQGPAGERLIMWSLAIGLIGAITSLGLQGVDLLNLPITGVLTWAAWASAAGTSLFPALLLAIAAMLIAAIAWRSPSFSAAWIRTAVAMICVGLSLAVSGHAATASPQWLTRSALFVHGVGLAFWMGALGPLAVLAWQRKDSLLRVLGRFSTLAVPVVALIALSGLALAVVQLESFGALIDTGYGNILLAKLALVSLLLTLAALNRLVFTPAIAREFHRTRPLQRSIALEFVLMIAILGLVALWRFTPPPRVLAMSDDVPLAVHIHTDAAMFQVLIAPGKVGQNDFVLQLMNGDASPFAAKEATLTLSLPDRGIEPLERSAALGPDGYWHVKKVPLPVPGRWHMQIDALVTDFRKVTLEDDFEVR; encoded by the coding sequence GTGCGGGCGGTCGCAAGTCTTGTTGTAACAGGCCTGGCTGCGCTGCTGTTGGCGCTGTGTCTTGCGACCTCGGCCCATGCGCATGCCGTCCTGATCGCCGCTGAACCTGCGGATGGCAGCGTAGTGACGGAGGCACCGAAGACGGTGGTGCTCCGCTTCAATGAAGCGGTGGCGCCGACCGCGGTCAGCCTGCTCGACGCTGCGGGCAAGCCGCGCGACGTCGCGATCCGCGCCGTCGATCAATCTGTCATGGTGACCCTGCCGGCCGACTTGCCTCAGGGCACGCAGGTGGTCAGCTATCGCGTGGTGTCGCAGGACGGCCATCCGGTTGCGGGTTCGCTGCTGTTCTCGATCGGCGTCGTCACCGGCTCGGCGGCGCCGGCTGGCGACGGCCTGCTCCATGCGCTGATCTGGCTGGCGCGGCTCGGGCTCTATCTCGGGCTGTTTGCCGGCGTCGGCGGCGTGTTCTTTGCCGCCTGGATCGGGCAGGGCCCGGCCGGCGAACGGCTGATCATGTGGTCGCTGGCGATCGGCCTCATCGGCGCGATCACCTCGCTCGGCTTGCAGGGCGTCGACCTGCTGAACCTGCCGATCACGGGCGTCCTGACCTGGGCGGCATGGGCCAGCGCCGCCGGCACCAGCCTGTTTCCTGCACTGCTGCTCGCGATTGCTGCGATGTTGATCGCGGCGATCGCCTGGCGCAGTCCGTCGTTCAGCGCGGCCTGGATCCGCACCGCGGTCGCAATGATCTGTGTCGGACTGTCGCTTGCGGTCAGCGGCCATGCTGCCACCGCCTCTCCGCAATGGCTGACGCGGTCCGCGCTGTTCGTTCATGGCGTTGGCCTGGCGTTCTGGATGGGCGCACTCGGGCCACTCGCGGTGCTGGCCTGGCAGCGCAAGGATTCGCTGTTGCGAGTGCTCGGGCGCTTTTCGACGCTTGCGGTGCCGGTCGTCGCGTTGATCGCCTTGTCCGGCCTGGCACTCGCTGTCGTTCAGCTCGAAAGCTTTGGCGCACTGATCGACACCGGATACGGCAACATTCTCCTCGCGAAACTTGCGCTGGTGTCGCTGTTGCTCACGCTCGCTGCGCTGAACCGGCTGGTGTTCACGCCGGCGATCGCGCGCGAATTTCACCGCACGCGGCCGCTGCAGCGCTCGATCGCGCTCGAGTTCGTGCTGATGATCGCGATCCTCGGCCTCGTCGCGCTTTGGCGCTTCACGCCTCCGCCGCGCGTGCTGGCAATGTCAGACGACGTTCCGCTCGCGGTGCACATCCACACCGATGCCGCGATGTTCCAGGTGCTGATTGCGCCGGGCAAGGTCGGGCAGAATGATTTCGTGCTGCAGCTGATGAACGGCGATGCGAGCCCGTTCGCGGCCAAGGAGGCGACGCTGACGCTGAGCCTGCCGGATCGCGGCATCGAGCCGTTGGAACGCAGCGCTGCGCTCGGTCCCGACGGCTATTGGCACGTGAAGAAGGTGCCGTTGCCGGTCCCGGGCCGCTGGCACATGCAGATCGACGCCCTGGTGACCGATTTCAGGAAAGTGACGCTGGAAGACGATTTCGAGGTCAGGTAA
- the proS gene encoding proline--tRNA ligase translates to MRLSRFFLPILKENPKEAEIVSHRLMLRAGMMRQEAAGIYAWLPLGFRVLKKIEQIVREEQNRAGALELLMPTLQLADLWRESGRYDAYGPEMLRILDRHKRELLYGPTNEEMITEIFRSYVKSYKNLPLNLYHIQWKFRDEQRPRFGVMRGREFLMKDAYSFDLDEAGARRSYNKMFVAYLRTFARMGLKAIPMRAETGPIGGDLSHEFIVLAETGESGVYINRDVLDLPVPGEDVDYEGDLTPIIKQWTSVYAATEDVHEAARFEQEVPEAKRLNTRGIEVGQIFYFGTKYSDTMKAMVAGPDGVDVPIHGGSYGVGVSRLVGAIIEACHDDAGIKWPEAVAPFRAAILNLKQGDAAVDGACEQLYRELSAKDVDVLYDDTDQRAGAKFAAADLIGIPWQILVGPKGLAEGKVEVKRRSDGSRENMSPADVVAKLAG, encoded by the coding sequence ATGCGATTGTCGCGGTTTTTCCTGCCCATCCTGAAAGAAAACCCGAAAGAGGCGGAGATCGTCTCGCATCGGCTGATGCTGCGCGCGGGCATGATGCGGCAGGAGGCGGCCGGCATCTATGCCTGGCTGCCGCTCGGCTTCCGGGTGCTGAAGAAGATCGAGCAGATCGTCCGCGAGGAGCAGAACCGTGCCGGTGCGCTCGAGCTCTTGATGCCGACGCTGCAGCTTGCCGATCTCTGGCGTGAAAGCGGCCGCTACGATGCCTATGGCCCGGAGATGCTGCGCATCCTCGATCGTCACAAGCGCGAGCTGTTGTACGGACCGACCAACGAGGAAATGATCACCGAGATCTTCCGCTCCTACGTCAAGTCCTACAAGAACCTGCCGCTCAATCTCTACCACATCCAGTGGAAGTTCCGCGACGAGCAGCGTCCGCGTTTCGGCGTGATGCGCGGCCGCGAATTCCTGATGAAGGATGCGTATTCATTCGACCTCGACGAGGCCGGCGCGCGGCGCTCCTACAACAAGATGTTCGTGGCTTATCTGCGCACGTTTGCGCGGATGGGCCTGAAGGCGATCCCGATGCGGGCCGAGACCGGCCCGATCGGCGGTGACCTCAGCCACGAATTCATCGTGCTCGCGGAGACCGGCGAGTCCGGCGTCTACATCAACCGCGACGTGCTGGACCTGCCGGTGCCGGGCGAGGACGTCGACTATGAGGGCGACCTGACGCCGATCATCAAGCAGTGGACCTCGGTCTATGCTGCAACCGAGGACGTCCACGAGGCTGCGCGCTTCGAGCAGGAAGTGCCGGAAGCAAAGCGGCTGAACACCCGCGGCATCGAGGTCGGCCAGATCTTCTATTTCGGCACCAAATATTCCGACACCATGAAGGCGATGGTGGCGGGGCCCGATGGCGTCGACGTGCCGATCCATGGCGGCTCCTATGGTGTCGGCGTGTCGCGCCTGGTCGGTGCGATCATCGAGGCCTGTCACGATGACGCGGGCATCAAATGGCCCGAGGCGGTCGCGCCGTTCCGCGCCGCGATCCTCAACCTCAAGCAGGGCGATGCAGCGGTCGACGGTGCGTGCGAGCAGCTCTATCGCGAGCTCTCGGCGAAGGACGTTGACGTGCTCTACGACGACACCGATCAGCGCGCCGGCGCCAAGTTCGCCGCGGCCGATCTGATCGGTATCCCTTGGCAGATTCTCGTTGGGCCCAAGGGGCTCGCGGAAGGCAAGGTCGAAGTGAAGCGCCGCAGCGACGGTTCACGCGAGAACATGAGCCCCGCGGACGTGGTCGCGAAGCTCGCGGGTTAA
- a CDS encoding lipoprotein-releasing ABC transporter permease subunit, with product MDETMNEPVRTPPFAPFEWLLSGRYLRARRKEGFISVIAGFSFLGIMLGVATLIVVMAVMNGFRKELLDKILGLNGHLLVQPLESPLTDWKDVADRISQVQGIRLAAPVVDGQGLGSSPFNAAGVFIRGIRADDLNNLTSIAKNIKQGTLEGFDEGQGVAIGRRLADQLSLHAGDMITLVSPKGAVTPMGTTPRIKPYKITAVFEIGMSEYDSTFVFMPLAEAQAYFNRNNDVSSIEVFTTNPDKIDTYRRLVTEAAGRPVFLVDWRQRNSTFFNALQVERNVMFLILTMIVLVAALNIVSGLIMLVKDKGQDIAILRTMGASQGSIMRIFLITGASIGVVGTLTGFAVGMLICLNIESIRQFLSWLTNTELFSPELYFLSKLPAEVDFGETLAVVIMALTLSFLATLYPSWRAARLDPVEALRYE from the coding sequence ATGGATGAGACCATGAACGAGCCAGTCCGTACCCCGCCTTTTGCGCCATTCGAATGGCTGCTGTCCGGACGCTATCTGCGCGCGCGCCGCAAGGAAGGCTTCATCTCGGTCATCGCCGGCTTTTCGTTCCTCGGTATCATGCTCGGCGTTGCCACGCTGATCGTGGTGATGGCCGTCATGAACGGCTTCCGCAAGGAGCTGCTCGACAAGATCCTCGGCCTCAACGGCCACCTTCTGGTGCAGCCACTGGAATCGCCGCTGACCGACTGGAAGGACGTCGCCGACCGCATCAGCCAGGTGCAGGGCATCCGTCTGGCCGCGCCTGTCGTGGACGGACAGGGGCTCGGCTCGTCGCCGTTCAACGCGGCCGGCGTCTTCATCCGCGGCATTCGCGCCGACGATCTCAACAACCTCACCTCGATCGCCAAGAACATCAAGCAGGGCACGCTCGAGGGCTTCGACGAGGGGCAGGGGGTTGCGATCGGCCGCCGGCTTGCCGACCAACTCTCGCTGCATGCCGGTGACATGATCACGCTGGTTTCGCCGAAGGGCGCGGTGACGCCGATGGGCACCACGCCGCGCATCAAGCCCTACAAGATCACGGCGGTGTTCGAGATCGGCATGTCGGAATACGATTCGACATTCGTGTTCATGCCGCTGGCCGAGGCGCAGGCCTATTTCAACCGCAACAACGACGTGTCCTCGATCGAGGTGTTCACCACCAATCCGGACAAGATCGACACCTACCGCAGGCTGGTGACGGAGGCGGCCGGGCGGCCGGTCTTCCTTGTCGACTGGCGGCAGCGCAACTCGACGTTCTTCAACGCGTTGCAGGTCGAACGCAACGTGATGTTCCTGATCCTGACCATGATCGTGCTGGTCGCGGCGCTCAACATCGTCTCCGGGCTGATCATGCTGGTGAAGGACAAGGGCCAGGACATCGCGATCCTGCGTACGATGGGCGCCTCGCAGGGCTCGATCATGCGGATCTTCCTGATCACTGGCGCCTCGATCGGCGTGGTCGGAACGCTGACCGGCTTTGCTGTCGGCATGCTGATCTGCCTGAACATCGAATCGATCAGGCAGTTCCTGTCATGGCTCACCAACACCGAGCTATTCTCGCCGGAACTGTATTTCCTCTCCAAGCTGCCGGCTGAGGTCGATTTCGGCGAGACGCTCGCCGTCGTGATCATGGCGCTGACGCTGTCCTTCCTTGCGACGCTCTACCCGTCGTGGCGCGCCGCGCGCCTCGATCCGGTCGAAGCGCTCCGGTACGAATAG
- a CDS encoding ABC transporter ATP-binding protein, translating to MAEGAEDVPVVYLHDIKREYRQGEATLTVLNGAKLALWPGQSVALVAPSGSGKSTLLHIAGLLESPDEGEVYVAGTPTSQMSDVDRTQIRRSDIGFVYQSHRLLPEFSALENVMLPQMIRGLKRSETVKRATEILAYLGLGDRITHRPAELSGGEQQRVAIARAVANAPRVLFADEPTGNLDPGTADHVFNALMQLVKATRVAMLIATHNMDLAARMDRRVSLSNGQVVELE from the coding sequence ATGGCAGAGGGGGCGGAAGACGTACCGGTTGTCTATCTTCATGATATCAAGCGGGAATACAGGCAGGGCGAAGCGACGCTGACGGTCCTGAACGGCGCCAAGCTGGCGTTGTGGCCCGGTCAATCGGTGGCGCTGGTAGCGCCGTCGGGATCCGGCAAGTCGACGCTGCTGCACATCGCGGGCCTGCTGGAGAGTCCCGATGAGGGTGAGGTCTATGTCGCGGGCACGCCGACCTCGCAGATGTCCGACGTCGACCGCACCCAGATTCGCCGCTCCGATATCGGCTTCGTCTATCAGTCGCACCGACTGCTGCCGGAGTTCTCGGCGCTCGAGAACGTCATGCTGCCGCAGATGATTCGTGGCCTCAAGCGCTCCGAAACCGTGAAGCGCGCGACCGAGATCCTGGCCTATCTCGGGCTCGGCGACCGCATCACCCATCGTCCGGCCGAGCTCTCGGGCGGCGAACAGCAACGCGTGGCGATCGCGCGCGCGGTTGCCAACGCACCGCGGGTGCTGTTTGCGGACGAGCCGACCGGGAATCTGGACCCGGGAACGGCCGATCACGTCTTCAACGCGCTGATGCAGCTCGTGAAGGCGACCCGGGTCGCGATGCTGATCGCGACCCACAACATGGATCTCGCCGCACGGATGGATCGCCGGGTTTCACTGTCGAATGGGCAGGTCGTCGAGCTCGAATAG
- a CDS encoding DUF3551 domain-containing protein yields the protein MRDLILVLFPALLALAVIASTPANAQKYDSTSPVCKTNYRWGGEDTDCGYTSLEQCRASASGLAAICINNPYYAGPPIDRRPSQSGKRPRPAY from the coding sequence ATGCGAGACCTGATTCTGGTACTGTTTCCGGCGCTCCTGGCGCTGGCTGTCATCGCAAGCACGCCAGCCAATGCCCAGAAATACGATTCGACCTCGCCGGTCTGCAAGACGAACTACCGATGGGGCGGTGAGGATACCGACTGCGGCTACACCTCGCTGGAGCAGTGCCGCGCCTCAGCGTCCGGCCTCGCCGCGATCTGCATCAACAATCCCTATTATGCCGGGCCGCCGATCGATCGTCGGCCGAGCCAGTCTGGCAAACGGCCTCGCCCCGCTTATTGA
- a CDS encoding DUF3551 domain-containing protein: MRTMILAAAASVVALATLGTAPSHAVGVRYPFCIQGDRYPGLSNCSYPSYEACLATASGIGQNCIANPYYAGDNDPRSYLYVSPRDRREGNFFDLFIH, from the coding sequence ATGCGGACGATGATTCTTGCTGCTGCGGCGTCTGTGGTCGCGCTCGCTACGCTTGGTACGGCGCCCTCCCATGCCGTCGGCGTGCGCTACCCGTTCTGCATCCAGGGCGACCGCTATCCAGGTCTCAGCAACTGCTCCTATCCGTCCTATGAGGCGTGCCTCGCCACCGCCTCCGGCATCGGACAGAACTGCATCGCCAACCCCTATTATGCCGGCGACAACGACCCGCGCTCCTATCTGTACGTCTCCCCGCGCGACCGCCGCGAGGGTAATTTTTTCGACCTGTTCATTCACTGA